The following coding sequences lie in one Psychrobacter arenosus genomic window:
- the uvrA gene encoding excinuclease ABC subunit UvrA: MTLSINSSTNHSTDLANKNNSNNNHSDFADPNSGIQVRGARVHNLKNVDVDLPRDALVVFTGISGSGKSSLAFGTLFAESQHRYLDSVSPYARRLIDQVDEPDVDAIEGLPPAVALQQQRGTPSVRSSVGSVTTISNALRMLYSRAGEYPEGQDILYADAFSPNTPEGACPTCHGIGRVFEVTEDLLVPDATKSIRDKAIAAWPPAFQGKNLARILVTLGYDIDTPWQSLPKKDRDWILFTDETPTVPVYSGYNIEQVQAAIAKGEEPSYMGTYVSAEHFVLHSFATTQSLRTKKRVSQYMQISVCPDCHGKKLKKESLSVKFAGLDIGELSQLTLNELAPLFAAAANRDPDEDKHNREKAIVTQRIASDILARVEALTMLGLGYLSLERTTPTLSPGELQRLRLATQIRSKLFGVVYILDEPSAGLHPVDTQALLQALDELIAAGNSVFVVEHDVSVIRHADWIVDVGPDAGVHGGSIMYSGPIEGLKDVPESHTSQFLFGEVASEKHVPRAPSAWLKLGGVTRNNLASLDVEFPLGVLTTVTGVSGSGKSSLVSQALVELVQEALGQTIVAEAPTDEADLLQQEQAVPTGGQVVAGMEHIKRLVTVDQKAIGRTPRSNLATYTGLFDHVRKLFAATPEAKARGYDAGRFSFNVPKGRCANCEGVGFVMVELLFLPSVYSPCQVCHGQRYNDETLEIHYRGKNIAEILAMTVENAFEFFAEEPPVLRALDALLQVGLGYLRLGQPATELSGGEAQRIKLATELQRTQRGDTLYVLDEPTTGLHPADVARLMAQLNGLVEAGNTVIMVEHDMQVASHSDWVIDMGPGAGDEGGAIVAQGTPEEVAKSKTSRTAPFLFSRDY; this comes from the coding sequence ATGACTCTTAGTATCAATAGCAGCACTAACCATAGCACTGATTTAGCCAATAAAAATAACTCTAATAATAATCACAGCGATTTTGCCGACCCTAACAGTGGCATTCAAGTGCGCGGTGCTCGCGTGCATAATTTAAAAAACGTTGATGTTGATTTACCGCGGGATGCCTTAGTAGTCTTTACTGGGATTTCTGGTTCTGGTAAATCCTCTTTGGCGTTTGGCACTTTATTTGCCGAATCGCAACATCGTTATTTAGATTCGGTTTCGCCTTATGCGCGCCGTTTAATTGATCAAGTCGATGAGCCGGATGTCGATGCTATCGAAGGTTTGCCGCCAGCTGTCGCCTTACAACAACAACGTGGGACGCCTTCCGTGCGCTCTTCAGTAGGTAGCGTAACGACGATATCGAATGCGCTGCGTATGCTGTATTCAAGAGCCGGCGAGTATCCAGAAGGTCAGGATATTCTCTATGCCGATGCCTTTTCCCCTAATACCCCCGAGGGCGCCTGTCCTACTTGTCATGGTATTGGTCGCGTGTTTGAAGTGACCGAAGATTTGCTAGTGCCCGATGCTACTAAGAGTATCCGTGATAAGGCTATCGCCGCTTGGCCACCGGCCTTCCAAGGTAAAAACCTAGCGCGGATTCTGGTCACCTTGGGTTATGACATCGATACCCCTTGGCAGTCGTTACCGAAAAAAGACCGCGATTGGATTCTATTTACTGATGAGACCCCCACCGTTCCAGTGTATTCTGGTTATAACATCGAGCAGGTGCAAGCCGCGATAGCTAAGGGCGAAGAGCCTAGCTATATGGGCACCTATGTCAGCGCCGAGCATTTCGTATTGCACTCGTTTGCCACTACGCAAAGCCTGCGCACCAAAAAGCGGGTTTCGCAATACATGCAGATTTCGGTATGTCCGGACTGTCACGGTAAAAAGCTCAAAAAAGAATCGCTATCGGTTAAATTTGCTGGTCTAGATATTGGCGAGTTATCACAGTTGACCTTGAATGAGTTGGCGCCCTTATTTGCTGCAGCGGCGAATAGAGACCCTGATGAGGACAAGCATAATCGCGAAAAGGCTATTGTCACACAACGTATTGCTAGCGATATCTTGGCACGAGTAGAGGCGCTGACTATGCTTGGGCTCGGCTATCTATCGTTGGAGCGTACCACGCCAACTTTGTCACCGGGGGAGTTACAACGGTTGCGTTTGGCGACGCAAATTCGCTCGAAGTTATTTGGGGTGGTTTATATTTTAGATGAGCCGTCTGCGGGTTTGCATCCGGTAGACACGCAAGCCTTGCTGCAAGCTTTGGATGAGCTAATAGCAGCAGGCAACTCGGTGTTTGTGGTTGAGCATGATGTTAGCGTGATTCGCCATGCCGATTGGATAGTCGATGTCGGGCCGGACGCGGGCGTGCACGGCGGCAGCATTATGTATAGCGGGCCTATCGAGGGCTTAAAGGACGTCCCTGAGTCGCATACCAGTCAATTTTTATTTGGCGAAGTCGCTAGCGAGAAACACGTGCCTAGAGCGCCGAGTGCTTGGTTAAAATTGGGCGGCGTTACTCGTAATAATTTAGCGAGTCTGGATGTGGAATTTCCATTAGGCGTCCTAACTACGGTTACTGGGGTGTCAGGCTCGGGCAAATCAAGTTTAGTCAGCCAGGCATTGGTTGAATTGGTACAGGAAGCGCTAGGACAGACGATAGTTGCTGAAGCACCCACCGATGAAGCGGACTTGCTGCAGCAAGAGCAAGCAGTGCCGACGGGAGGACAAGTCGTCGCGGGTATGGAGCATATTAAACGCCTAGTGACTGTCGATCAAAAGGCCATTGGCAGAACGCCACGCTCCAACTTAGCGACGTATACGGGACTGTTTGACCACGTACGCAAGCTGTTTGCGGCGACGCCTGAAGCCAAAGCACGCGGTTACGATGCCGGTCGCTTTTCGTTTAACGTGCCGAAAGGTCGCTGTGCCAATTGTGAAGGCGTGGGCTTTGTGATGGTGGAGTTGCTATTCTTACCGAGCGTGTATTCACCATGCCAAGTTTGCCATGGTCAGCGCTATAACGATGAGACGCTTGAGATTCATTATCGCGGTAAAAATATTGCTGAGATACTGGCTATGACGGTGGAGAACGCTTTTGAATTCTTCGCAGAGGAGCCACCCGTGTTACGCGCCTTAGATGCTTTGCTGCAAGTCGGTTTAGGGTATTTACGTTTGGGTCAACCGGCTACCGAACTGTCAGGGGGTGAGGCACAACGCATCAAGCTCGCTACTGAATTGCAGCGCACCCAACGTGGTGATACTTTGTATGTATTGGATGAGCCAACTACCGGCTTACACCCTGCTGACGTCGCGAGACTGATGGCGCAACTCAACGGTCTAGTTGAGGCGGGCAATACTGTGATTATGGTCGAGCATGATATGCAGGTCGCGAGTCATAGCGATTGGGTGATTGATATGGGACCGGGTGCTGGTGATGAGGGCGGTGCTATCGTGGCGCAGGGTACGCCTGAAGAGGTGGCTAAGTCTAAGACCAGTCGGACTGCGCCTTTTCTTTTTAGTCGGGATTATTGA
- the maiA gene encoding maleylacetoacetate isomerase — translation MKLYNYFRSGTSHRIRIAMNFKGLDYEYISVNLAADEQAGEAFKALNPQGLVPYLYASEQPNESNGEELRLAQSPAILEWLEEVYPEHPLLPKDIMGRAQVRALSAMIGCDIHPINNRRILQYLRNELNVEEDKVMGWCQHWMAEGFSALEKILAADKNRGNFCYGDAPSFADCYLIPQVYSARRFNLDLTPYPNIVAIDAHCHTLPAFIDAEPANQPDAPKA, via the coding sequence ATGAAACTTTATAACTATTTCCGCAGTGGCACCTCGCATCGCATCCGTATCGCCATGAATTTTAAAGGCTTAGATTATGAGTATATCTCGGTCAATCTAGCCGCAGATGAGCAGGCAGGAGAAGCGTTTAAAGCTTTAAATCCACAAGGTTTGGTGCCCTATCTTTATGCCTCAGAACAGCCTAATGAATCCAATGGCGAAGAGTTACGCTTGGCGCAAAGCCCGGCTATCTTAGAGTGGTTAGAAGAGGTGTATCCAGAGCATCCACTATTGCCCAAAGATATTATGGGTCGTGCACAAGTGCGCGCATTAAGCGCGATGATTGGCTGTGATATTCACCCTATTAATAACCGCCGCATCTTGCAGTATCTGCGTAACGAGTTGAATGTAGAAGAAGATAAAGTAATGGGCTGGTGTCAGCATTGGATGGCTGAGGGCTTTAGTGCGCTAGAGAAAATATTGGCGGCTGATAAAAACCGTGGCAACTTTTGCTATGGTGATGCCCCAAGCTTTGCAGATTGCTATTTGATTCCGCAGGTATATTCCGCGCGCCGCTTTAACTTGGACCTCACGCCTTATCCTAACATTGTGGCTATTGATGCGCATTGCCACACCCTACCTGCTTTTATTGATGCGGAACCTGCTAATCAGCCGGATGCTCCTAAGGCTTAG
- a CDS encoding IclR family transcriptional regulator — translation MSSTENPLATVPATANLAANKPQGGVQSLEIGLAILDILIDANAPMMLKEIGQAAQMHPAKTHRYLVSLIRKGYAQQLEDGRYGLGERVNALGHTGLNHSNLLEHLTTVANEIKNTLNCAVQIAKWFSEGPIIIQSVEPDSPISIITRIGSRMPLTTSATGQLFASYQPEAVIQPLVMAEWQDSAANSMSGSAESINATELAEHWQQFTELQAEIRAQGYATVTGDMLMGVNAITIPVLLPQALNANSPTDTANLLEYAITVIGTSEQLPMQEQNRAADKILAIAQRYQIA, via the coding sequence ATGTCGTCAACCGAAAACCCGTTAGCCACTGTTCCTGCAACCGCCAACTTGGCCGCCAATAAGCCCCAAGGTGGGGTGCAATCGTTAGAGATTGGACTGGCAATACTCGATATTTTAATCGATGCCAATGCCCCAATGATGCTTAAAGAAATTGGTCAAGCGGCGCAGATGCATCCGGCTAAAACCCATCGCTATTTGGTCAGCCTGATTCGTAAAGGCTATGCGCAGCAATTAGAAGATGGGCGTTACGGTCTCGGTGAGCGTGTGAATGCGCTAGGGCATACGGGGCTCAATCACAGTAATCTATTAGAACACCTAACGACGGTCGCGAACGAGATTAAAAACACGCTAAATTGTGCCGTGCAAATCGCCAAATGGTTTAGCGAAGGGCCGATCATTATTCAATCGGTCGAGCCGGACAGTCCTATTAGTATCATTACCCGTATCGGCTCGCGTATGCCATTGACGACCTCGGCAACCGGGCAGTTATTCGCCAGCTACCAGCCCGAAGCCGTGATTCAGCCGTTAGTCATGGCAGAGTGGCAGGATAGTGCAGCCAATTCAATGTCAGGTAGCGCAGAGTCAATTAATGCTACGGAATTAGCCGAGCACTGGCAGCAATTCACTGAACTACAAGCCGAGATTCGGGCGCAAGGGTATGCGACGGTCACTGGCGATATGCTGATGGGCGTTAATGCAATTACGATTCCCGTTTTATTACCGCAGGCTTTAAACGCGAATAGCCCTACAGATACGGCTAATTTATTAGAGTATGCCATTACCGTCATTGGCACCTCAGAGCAGTTGCCTATGCAAGAGCAAAATAGAGCGGCAGATAAAATTTTAGCCATCGCACAGCGTTATCAGATAGCTTAA
- a CDS encoding TRAP transporter substrate-binding protein, with amino-acid sequence MMTTKLAYGLALATLLGITGCSNNTETASTADAATSDPGEVTVLRFSHFMTATDDLNQQIFEPWAKKIEEDSKGRLKVEIYPSATLSKPGVTYEAAAKGTVDIGMQAHGYTAGRFPLSQIVELPGISNTAEQQTCILHKLYDEDVIASEYADSHLLYMVGTGPGALHTIDKPLRTPADMKGLRIRQPSAVASYIIEAVGAAPVGMPAPDTYTALQRGVIDGLSFAWQPVRAFRLDDLVNTHTNIPFYSAALVVTMNKNKYNSLPDDLKKIIDDNSGIEIAMQAADVFDVANAEIMQEARDKGDLMIEVPDPLNDPDWSGPLIEGSQRYLDEVAATGLDAQGVYEKVKAASAACKAKA; translated from the coding sequence ATGATGACTACCAAACTGGCTTACGGCCTAGCGCTGGCTACCCTACTTGGGATTACTGGCTGCTCAAACAATACCGAAACTGCTAGTACTGCTGATGCGGCTACTAGCGATCCTGGTGAAGTTACCGTCTTACGTTTTTCTCACTTCATGACCGCGACCGATGATCTAAATCAACAGATTTTTGAACCGTGGGCGAAGAAAATCGAAGAAGACTCCAAAGGTAGGTTAAAAGTTGAAATCTATCCTTCAGCCACTTTAAGCAAACCGGGCGTTACTTATGAAGCCGCTGCCAAAGGCACAGTAGATATTGGTATGCAGGCGCATGGCTATACAGCTGGGCGTTTCCCACTTTCGCAAATCGTTGAATTACCGGGTATCTCGAATACCGCCGAACAACAAACCTGTATCTTGCATAAGCTCTACGATGAGGACGTCATTGCTAGCGAATATGCGGACTCACACCTGCTCTATATGGTGGGCACCGGTCCTGGTGCGCTGCATACCATCGATAAACCGCTGCGTACCCCTGCCGATATGAAAGGCTTGCGCATTCGTCAGCCTTCTGCTGTCGCCAGTTATATCATCGAAGCGGTTGGTGCCGCTCCCGTTGGTATGCCCGCCCCGGATACTTATACCGCTTTGCAACGTGGCGTAATTGATGGCCTTAGCTTTGCTTGGCAGCCTGTACGCGCATTCCGTTTAGACGATCTCGTGAATACCCACACTAATATTCCTTTCTACAGCGCGGCACTCGTCGTCACCATGAATAAAAACAAATACAACAGCCTGCCCGACGATTTGAAGAAAATCATCGATGACAATTCGGGTATAGAGATAGCTATGCAAGCCGCAGATGTGTTTGATGTGGCGAATGCGGAAATTATGCAAGAAGCTAGAGATAAAGGCGACTTGATGATTGAAGTACCCGACCCGCTGAATGATCCGGATTGGAGTGGCCCGTTAATAGAAGGCTCGCAAAGATATTTGGATGAAGTTGCCGCGACGGGTTTAGACGCACAAGGCGTGTATGAGAAAGTCAAAGCAGCGAGTGCGGCGTGCAAAGCTAAGGCTTAA
- a CDS encoding VOC family protein: MSFKIQQIHHVAYRCKDAKETVEWYKKHLNMDFILAFAEDHVPSTHAFDPYMHIFLDAGNGNVLAFFEVPNQPEMGFDPNTPNWVQHLAMKVKDREELIVAKKHLEDAGIDVIGVTNHGIFHSIYFFDPNGHRLELTYDDPMSEEKVGMITEEMKYEMLEEWSRTKRAPKHTAFLHAEELAEAKEQAPVGE; the protein is encoded by the coding sequence ATGAGCTTTAAAATTCAACAAATTCATCATGTCGCCTATCGCTGCAAAGACGCAAAAGAAACCGTCGAATGGTATAAAAAACACCTCAACATGGACTTTATTTTAGCTTTTGCCGAAGACCATGTGCCCTCGACCCATGCCTTTGACCCGTATATGCATATCTTTTTAGATGCGGGTAATGGCAACGTCCTCGCCTTCTTTGAAGTACCGAATCAGCCGGAAATGGGCTTTGATCCGAATACGCCAAACTGGGTACAGCATTTAGCCATGAAGGTTAAAGACCGTGAAGAATTAATAGTCGCCAAAAAACATTTAGAAGACGCCGGCATAGATGTCATTGGCGTAACCAACCACGGTATCTTCCACTCTATCTATTTCTTTGATCCCAACGGCCACCGTTTAGAGCTCACTTACGATGACCCCATGTCAGAAGAAAAAGTGGGCATGATCACTGAAGAAATGAAATACGAGATGTTGGAAGAATGGTCACGCACCAAACGCGCGCCTAAACATACCGCTTTTTTACATGCTGAAGAATTGGCTGAAGCTAAAGAACAAGCGCCTGTTGGTGAGTGA
- the fahA gene encoding fumarylacetoacetase, with translation MSTIDKNLTSFLDIAADSDFSIHNLPYGIFSAKDGSPRAGVAIGEHVLDLSVLEEAGALTLDGGPYFNQDKLNAFIDSGRDKWTKARETIQQLLSADCATLRDDQDLQAKALVKQADVTMHLPVRVPGYTDFYSSEEHATNVGTMFRDPANALLPNWKEMPVGYNGRASTVIISGTEVVRPSGQLKPKADERPIFSPCKRLDFELETAFIVGKPNQIGRPISVDNAWEHIFGMVLLNDWSARDIQKWEYVPLGPFNAKTFASEVSPWIVTMDALMPFQTTCPTQDPQPLAYLRGEGAEVSFDINLSTEILPEGADEATVVCETNFKYMYWSMAQQLTHHTITGCLVEVGDLMGSGTISGPTPDSFGSMLELAWNATKPVELKGGGTRTFIEDGDTVIIKGYAEKDGVRVGFGEVSGKVLPALDFNFSE, from the coding sequence ATGTCAACGATTGACAAAAACCTTACCTCTTTCCTAGATATCGCCGCCGATTCAGACTTTTCTATTCATAACTTACCTTACGGAATTTTTTCCGCCAAAGACGGTAGCCCTCGTGCAGGTGTGGCCATTGGTGAGCATGTTTTAGATTTATCTGTATTAGAAGAAGCTGGTGCCCTAACACTAGATGGCGGCCCCTATTTTAACCAAGATAAGCTTAACGCCTTTATCGATTCAGGTCGTGATAAATGGACCAAAGCGCGCGAAACTATTCAGCAATTACTTTCTGCCGATTGTGCGACTCTACGTGATGACCAAGACCTGCAAGCTAAAGCTCTAGTTAAGCAAGCGGATGTCACCATGCATCTACCAGTTCGTGTGCCTGGCTACACCGATTTCTATTCTTCAGAAGAGCATGCGACCAACGTTGGTACTATGTTCCGTGATCCTGCCAACGCCCTATTGCCAAACTGGAAAGAAATGCCAGTCGGTTATAATGGCCGTGCCAGCACTGTGATTATTAGCGGTACTGAAGTAGTACGTCCCTCAGGTCAGCTAAAACCTAAAGCAGATGAGCGCCCTATCTTCTCACCATGTAAGCGTCTTGATTTTGAGCTTGAGACCGCCTTTATTGTGGGCAAACCTAACCAAATCGGTCGTCCTATTTCTGTAGACAATGCTTGGGAGCATATCTTCGGTATGGTACTGCTGAACGATTGGTCAGCGCGCGATATCCAAAAGTGGGAATACGTGCCATTAGGTCCCTTTAACGCCAAAACTTTTGCTTCAGAAGTGTCACCTTGGATCGTGACTATGGATGCGCTAATGCCATTCCAAACCACTTGCCCAACGCAAGACCCGCAACCTCTAGCCTACTTACGTGGCGAAGGTGCTGAGGTGAGTTTTGATATTAATCTCTCTACCGAAATCCTGCCTGAAGGCGCTGACGAGGCGACTGTAGTCTGCGAAACCAACTTTAAGTACATGTATTGGTCAATGGCGCAGCAATTAACGCATCACACTATCACCGGTTGTCTAGTAGAAGTGGGTGATCTGATGGGTTCAGGAACGATTTCAGGCCCAACGCCAGATAGCTTTGGCTCAATGCTTGAGTTGGCGTGGAATGCGACGAAGCCTGTAGAGTTGAAAGGTGGCGGAACGCGTACCTTTATCGAAGATGGCGATACCGTGATTATCAAAGGCTATGCAGAAAAAGACGGTGTACGCGTCGGCTTTGGTGAAGTCAGTGGCAAGGTGCTACCGGCGTTAGACTTTAACTTTTCTGAGTAA